The proteins below are encoded in one region of Phyllopteryx taeniolatus isolate TA_2022b chromosome 11, UOR_Ptae_1.2, whole genome shotgun sequence:
- the LOC133485819 gene encoding lysophosphatidylserine lipase ABHD12-like isoform X1, which produces MRQRTTKDVSTSAHTTAKVKRKDDPQSRWMKSHLFALFVILVLVPFILIVARELFQHLVYKHRIKVPLFVDLSQPVDFSLNHTINIYLTSEEGISLGVWHTVPEGKWREAQGKDMAWYQNTLNDDSPVFIYLHGNTGTRAATHRVGVAKLLSTLGYHVLVPDYRGFGDSSGEPTEAGLTTDALHVYNWVKKHSGSSLVIFWGHSLGTGVSTNTAVKLAEQAGIVLDGVILEGTFNMAKEKLPSHVFSWYYWKFPGLGYFFPEPWAENKVVFPSEENLRRMKSPLLFLHAKDDPITLIQYAQQLYKVAVSTQNAERVTFVSFEGSLGYLHNGLYKDHRLPDIIKKFILSL; this is translated from the exons ATGAGACAAAGGACTACAAAGGACGTGTCGACCTCCGCTCACACAACAGCCAAAGTTAAGAGGAAGGACGACCCTCA GTCCCGGTGGATGAAAAGTCATTTATTTGCCCTGTTTGTCATCCTTGTTTTGGTGCCTTTCATACTGATAGTAGCACGGGAATTATTCCAGCACCTTGTTTATAAGCACAGAA TCAAGGTTCCGCTTTTTGTTGACCTCAGCCAACCAGTTGATTTCTCCCTAAATCACACTATAAACATATACTTAACATCAGAGGAAGGAATCTCTCTCGGTGTATG GCACACCGTTCCTGAAGGTAAATGGAGGGAGGCACAAGGGAAAGACATGGCGTGGTACCAAAACACATTAAATGATGACAGTCCAGTTTTTATATATCTACATGGGAACACAGGCACAAG GGCAGCTACTCATCGGGTGGGAGTTGCAAAA TTATTGAGTACGCTTGGTTACCATGTGTTGGTGCCTGACTACAGAG GTTTTGGAGACTCAAGTGGTGAGCCTACTGAAGCTGGACTCACTACAGATGCTCTTCATGTGTACAACTGGGTGAAAAAACATAGTGGAAGCAGCCTGGTCATCTTCTGGGGACATTCTCTTGGCACTGG AGTGTCCACTAACACTGCAGTCAAACTTGCGGAGCAAG CAGGTATTGTTTTGGATGGTGTGATTCTTGAAGGCACCTTTAATATGGCTAAAGAGAAACTACCAAGTCATGTGTTTTCTTGG TATTACTGGAAATTTCCAGGCTTAGGATACTTTTTTCCAGAGCCATGGGctgaaaataaagttgtcttTCCCAGTGAGGAAAA TTTAAGAAGAATGAAAAGCCCTCTACTTTTCCTTCATGCAAAAGATGATCCAATTACTCTCATTCAGTATGCTCAGCAA CTGTACAAGGTAGCAGTGAGTACTCAGAATGCAGAGCGAGTCACGTTTGTGTCCTTTGAAGGTTCTTTAGGGTACCTGCACAATGGATTATACAAAGACCACCGTCTGCCAGACATCATAAA AAagtttattttgtctttgtga
- the LOC133485819 gene encoding lysophosphatidylserine lipase ABHD12-like isoform X2, with protein MRQRTTKDVSTSAHTTAKVKRKDDPQSRWMKSHLFALFVILVLVPFILIVARELFQHLVYKHRIKVPLFVDLSQPVDFSLNHTINIYLTSEEGISLGVWHTVPEGKWREAQGKDMAWYQNTLNDDSPVFIYLHGNTGTRAATHRVGVAKLLSTLGYHVLVPDYRGFGDSSGEPTEAGLTTDALHVYNWVKKHSGSSLVIFWGHSLGTGVSTNTAVKLAEQGIVLDGVILEGTFNMAKEKLPSHVFSWYYWKFPGLGYFFPEPWAENKVVFPSEENLRRMKSPLLFLHAKDDPITLIQYAQQLYKVAVSTQNAERVTFVSFEGSLGYLHNGLYKDHRLPDIIKKFILSL; from the exons ATGAGACAAAGGACTACAAAGGACGTGTCGACCTCCGCTCACACAACAGCCAAAGTTAAGAGGAAGGACGACCCTCA GTCCCGGTGGATGAAAAGTCATTTATTTGCCCTGTTTGTCATCCTTGTTTTGGTGCCTTTCATACTGATAGTAGCACGGGAATTATTCCAGCACCTTGTTTATAAGCACAGAA TCAAGGTTCCGCTTTTTGTTGACCTCAGCCAACCAGTTGATTTCTCCCTAAATCACACTATAAACATATACTTAACATCAGAGGAAGGAATCTCTCTCGGTGTATG GCACACCGTTCCTGAAGGTAAATGGAGGGAGGCACAAGGGAAAGACATGGCGTGGTACCAAAACACATTAAATGATGACAGTCCAGTTTTTATATATCTACATGGGAACACAGGCACAAG GGCAGCTACTCATCGGGTGGGAGTTGCAAAA TTATTGAGTACGCTTGGTTACCATGTGTTGGTGCCTGACTACAGAG GTTTTGGAGACTCAAGTGGTGAGCCTACTGAAGCTGGACTCACTACAGATGCTCTTCATGTGTACAACTGGGTGAAAAAACATAGTGGAAGCAGCCTGGTCATCTTCTGGGGACATTCTCTTGGCACTGG AGTGTCCACTAACACTGCAGTCAAACTTGCGGAGCAAG GTATTGTTTTGGATGGTGTGATTCTTGAAGGCACCTTTAATATGGCTAAAGAGAAACTACCAAGTCATGTGTTTTCTTGG TATTACTGGAAATTTCCAGGCTTAGGATACTTTTTTCCAGAGCCATGGGctgaaaataaagttgtcttTCCCAGTGAGGAAAA TTTAAGAAGAATGAAAAGCCCTCTACTTTTCCTTCATGCAAAAGATGATCCAATTACTCTCATTCAGTATGCTCAGCAA CTGTACAAGGTAGCAGTGAGTACTCAGAATGCAGAGCGAGTCACGTTTGTGTCCTTTGAAGGTTCTTTAGGGTACCTGCACAATGGATTATACAAAGACCACCGTCTGCCAGACATCATAAA AAagtttattttgtctttgtga
- the mocos gene encoding molybdenum cofactor sulfurase isoform X1 produces MDFHKLNSFETFKEVWSCYGYGENLEDVLEGEFTRIKGTVYLDHAATTLYPDSLVRSYCLDISRNVYGNPHSHNPSSRLTHETVERVRYRILQHFNTTAEEYSVIFTSGCTAAIKLVAEVFPWRSQTENKAGSHFCYLTDNHTSVVGIRGLTSNRGVVTLPVSPQEVENRAKDKTRGEDAVCQTPHLFCYPAQSNFSGTKYPLSHVEGIQARRLYPACDCRGQWFVLLDAASLVSCSPLNLQDCPADFIPISFYKIFGFPTGLGALLVRNQAAAILKKTYFGGGTAAAYLSGEDYYVQAANLSDRYEDGTVSFLDIIALNHSFEALYRITGGMQNIQQHTFGLARYTYMLLSSLCHGNGQPVAQMYTQGQFDSPNTQGAIVNFNLIDSRGEIIGYSQVDRMASLYNIHVRTGCFCNTGACQSFLGITNQQMKRNLQAGHVCGDTIDLVDGQPTGSVRVSFGYMSTFDDCQKFLSFVAECFVKKPVAVDHARIERLRAASASNEEKTVNINEVKHKVEEKKKVSQKGFEPVHPNSREGAYTLTNIYIYPIKSCGAFEAHNWPVGPQGLLYDRAWMVVNGNGVCLSQKREPRLCLIRPQVHLSSNELVLQASRMNTISVPLEIRTEMHASYPVCQSKVCGDRVETKDCGDEAASWLSDLLGQPCRLIRQSPDFIRCMKNKSDTAVTSPSLSLVNEAQYLMINRASVELIHKVMSSRQDYPELDTQNIISRFRSNFVIAGVKPFEEDNWSNLIIGNIRFMVRGQCVRCQMVGVDQSTGTKTKEPLMSLSAYRNGKVTFGVYLTNQLPGSPTATVLSVGSHILPEPQAS; encoded by the exons ATGGACTTCCACAAACTTAACTCTTTTGAAACATTCAAGGAGGTGTGGAGTTGTTATGGTTACGGAGAAAACCTGGAGGACGTGCTTGAGGGAGAGTTCACTCGAATTAAAG GCACTGTATATCTGGATCATGCAGCAACTACTTTGTACCCGGATTCACTGGTCAGGAGCTACTGCCTGGATATTTCAAGGAACGTGTATG GAAACCCTCACAGCCACAACCCGAGCAGCAGGTTGACACATGAGACCGTAGAGAGGGTCAGATACAG GATATTGCAGCATTTCAACACTACAGCTGAGGAGTACTCAGTGATTTTCACTTCTGGCTGTACAGCCGCTATCAAATTAGTGGCAGAGGTCTTCCCCTGGAGGTCACAGACAGAAAACAAGGCAGGCAGTCACTTCTGCTATCTCACTGACAACCATACATCTGTTGTTGGCATAAGAGGTCTAACATCTAACCGGGGAGTAGTTACCCTGCCCGTCTCCCCCCAGGAAGTGGAAAATAGGGCAAAAGACAAGACTCGGGGTGAAGATGCGGTTTGTCAGACGCCACATCTCTTCTGCTACCCGGCACAGAGCAACTTCTCAGGGACGAAGTATCCCCTTAGCCATGTAGAAGGCATCCAGGCAAGACGTCTTTACCCAGCATGTGACTGTCGAGGCCAATGGTTTGTGCTGCTGGATGCGGCCTCGCTTGTCAGCTGTTCCCCTTTAAACCTACAAGACTGCCCTGCTGATTTTATTCCCATCTCCTTCTACAAGATATTCGGCTTCCCTACAGGTCTGGGGGCCCTTCTTGTCCGCAACCAAGCAGCAGCCATACTAAAAAAGACTTATTTTGGAGGAGGCACAGCAGCAGCTTACCTTTCTGGAGAAGATTATTATGTGCAGGCTGCAAACCTTTCTGACAG ATACGAAGATGGCACCGTCTCATTCTTGGACATCATTGCCCTCAACCACAGTTTTGAAGCTCTCTACAGGATCACCG gggGAATGCAAAACATACAACAGCACACCTTTGGCTTAGCGCGCTACACttacatgcttttgtcaagtCTTTGCCATGGCAACGGGCAACCAGTGGCCCAGATGTACACACAAGGCCAGTTTGACAGTCCAAACACACAGGGCGCAATCGTAAACTTCAACCTTATCGACTCTCGTGGAGAAATAATAGGGTATTCTCAG GTAGACAGAATGGCAAGTTTGTACAACATCCATGTGCGCACTGGTTGCTTTTGTAACACTGGAGCCTGTCAGAGCTTTCTCGGGATAACAAATCAGCAGATGAAGCGTAACCTGCAG gctgGCCACGTCTGCGGAGACACCATCGACTTGGTGGATGGGCAGCCCACCGGATCTGTTCGTGTGTCATTTGGCTACATGTCAACATTTGATGACTGTCAAAAGTTCCTGAGTTTTGTTGCCGAGTGCTTTGTGAAGAAACCAGTGGCAGTAGACCATGCGAGAATAGAGAGGCTTAGAGCAGCTAGCGCATcaaatgaagagaaaacagTCAATATCAATGAAGTGAAACACAAAgttgaagaaaagaagaaagttTCACAGAAGGGATTTGAACCTGTGCATCCAAACAGCCGTGAGGGGGCTTATACATTGACCAACATCTACATATATCCCATCAAATCATGTGGTGCATTTGAG GCCCACAACTGGCCAGTAGGACCTCAAGGTTTACTATATGACAGAGCCTGGATGGTGGTAAATGGAAATGGCGTGTGTTTGAGTCAGAAAAGAGAGCCACGTTTATGCCTCATTCGCCCACAAGTTCATCTGTCCTCAAACGAATTGGTCCTGCAGGCATCAA GGATGAATACCATTTCAGTTCCACTGGAAATCAGGACTGAAATGCACGCAAGCTATCCAGTCTGTCAGAGTAAAGTTTGTGGTGATAG GGTGGAGACTAAGGACTGTGGTGATGAGGCTGCATCGTGGCTTTCAGACTTACTTGGACAGCCATGCCGCCTGATAAGACAAAGTCCTGATTTCATCCGATGCATGAAAAATAAGTCTGATACAG CTGTCACCTCCCCATCGCTCTCCCTGGTGAATGAAGCTCAGTATCTCATGATCAACCGTGCAAGTGTGGAGCTCATTCACAAAGTAATGAGCAGCAG GCAAGACTACCCCGAGCTTGACACACAGAACATCATCAGTCGGTTCCGATCCAATTTCGTCATTGCAGGGGTTAAACCATTTGAGGAGGATAATTGGTCAAACTTGATTATTGGCAACATTCGATTCATG GTCAGAGGTCAATGTGTTCGATGCCAAATGGTTGGGGTTGACCAGAGCACTGGGACCAAAACAAAGGAGCCTCTGATGTCTCTTTCTGCATACCGCAATGGAAAG GTCACATTTGGCGTGTACTTGACCAATCAGTTGCCAGGTTCACCGACAGCCACCGTCCTCAGTGTTGGCTCCCACATACTGCCAGAGCCCCAGGCTTCTTAA
- the mocos gene encoding molybdenum cofactor sulfurase isoform X2, giving the protein MDFHKLNSFETFKEVWSCYGYGENLEDVLEGEFTRIKGTVYLDHAATTLYPDSLVRSYCLDISRNVYGNPHSHNPSSRLTHETVERVRYRILQHFNTTAEEYSVIFTSGCTAAIKLVAEVFPWRSQTENKEVENRAKDKTRGEDAVCQTPHLFCYPAQSNFSGTKYPLSHVEGIQARRLYPACDCRGQWFVLLDAASLVSCSPLNLQDCPADFIPISFYKIFGFPTGLGALLVRNQAAAILKKTYFGGGTAAAYLSGEDYYVQAANLSDRYEDGTVSFLDIIALNHSFEALYRITGGMQNIQQHTFGLARYTYMLLSSLCHGNGQPVAQMYTQGQFDSPNTQGAIVNFNLIDSRGEIIGYSQVDRMASLYNIHVRTGCFCNTGACQSFLGITNQQMKRNLQAGHVCGDTIDLVDGQPTGSVRVSFGYMSTFDDCQKFLSFVAECFVKKPVAVDHARIERLRAASASNEEKTVNINEVKHKVEEKKKVSQKGFEPVHPNSREGAYTLTNIYIYPIKSCGAFEAHNWPVGPQGLLYDRAWMVVNGNGVCLSQKREPRLCLIRPQVHLSSNELVLQASRMNTISVPLEIRTEMHASYPVCQSKVCGDRVETKDCGDEAASWLSDLLGQPCRLIRQSPDFIRCMKNKSDTAVTSPSLSLVNEAQYLMINRASVELIHKVMSSRQDYPELDTQNIISRFRSNFVIAGVKPFEEDNWSNLIIGNIRFMVRGQCVRCQMVGVDQSTGTKTKEPLMSLSAYRNGKVTFGVYLTNQLPGSPTATVLSVGSHILPEPQAS; this is encoded by the exons ATGGACTTCCACAAACTTAACTCTTTTGAAACATTCAAGGAGGTGTGGAGTTGTTATGGTTACGGAGAAAACCTGGAGGACGTGCTTGAGGGAGAGTTCACTCGAATTAAAG GCACTGTATATCTGGATCATGCAGCAACTACTTTGTACCCGGATTCACTGGTCAGGAGCTACTGCCTGGATATTTCAAGGAACGTGTATG GAAACCCTCACAGCCACAACCCGAGCAGCAGGTTGACACATGAGACCGTAGAGAGGGTCAGATACAG GATATTGCAGCATTTCAACACTACAGCTGAGGAGTACTCAGTGATTTTCACTTCTGGCTGTACAGCCGCTATCAAATTAGTGGCAGAGGTCTTCCCCTGGAGGTCACAGACAGAAAACAAG GAAGTGGAAAATAGGGCAAAAGACAAGACTCGGGGTGAAGATGCGGTTTGTCAGACGCCACATCTCTTCTGCTACCCGGCACAGAGCAACTTCTCAGGGACGAAGTATCCCCTTAGCCATGTAGAAGGCATCCAGGCAAGACGTCTTTACCCAGCATGTGACTGTCGAGGCCAATGGTTTGTGCTGCTGGATGCGGCCTCGCTTGTCAGCTGTTCCCCTTTAAACCTACAAGACTGCCCTGCTGATTTTATTCCCATCTCCTTCTACAAGATATTCGGCTTCCCTACAGGTCTGGGGGCCCTTCTTGTCCGCAACCAAGCAGCAGCCATACTAAAAAAGACTTATTTTGGAGGAGGCACAGCAGCAGCTTACCTTTCTGGAGAAGATTATTATGTGCAGGCTGCAAACCTTTCTGACAG ATACGAAGATGGCACCGTCTCATTCTTGGACATCATTGCCCTCAACCACAGTTTTGAAGCTCTCTACAGGATCACCG gggGAATGCAAAACATACAACAGCACACCTTTGGCTTAGCGCGCTACACttacatgcttttgtcaagtCTTTGCCATGGCAACGGGCAACCAGTGGCCCAGATGTACACACAAGGCCAGTTTGACAGTCCAAACACACAGGGCGCAATCGTAAACTTCAACCTTATCGACTCTCGTGGAGAAATAATAGGGTATTCTCAG GTAGACAGAATGGCAAGTTTGTACAACATCCATGTGCGCACTGGTTGCTTTTGTAACACTGGAGCCTGTCAGAGCTTTCTCGGGATAACAAATCAGCAGATGAAGCGTAACCTGCAG gctgGCCACGTCTGCGGAGACACCATCGACTTGGTGGATGGGCAGCCCACCGGATCTGTTCGTGTGTCATTTGGCTACATGTCAACATTTGATGACTGTCAAAAGTTCCTGAGTTTTGTTGCCGAGTGCTTTGTGAAGAAACCAGTGGCAGTAGACCATGCGAGAATAGAGAGGCTTAGAGCAGCTAGCGCATcaaatgaagagaaaacagTCAATATCAATGAAGTGAAACACAAAgttgaagaaaagaagaaagttTCACAGAAGGGATTTGAACCTGTGCATCCAAACAGCCGTGAGGGGGCTTATACATTGACCAACATCTACATATATCCCATCAAATCATGTGGTGCATTTGAG GCCCACAACTGGCCAGTAGGACCTCAAGGTTTACTATATGACAGAGCCTGGATGGTGGTAAATGGAAATGGCGTGTGTTTGAGTCAGAAAAGAGAGCCACGTTTATGCCTCATTCGCCCACAAGTTCATCTGTCCTCAAACGAATTGGTCCTGCAGGCATCAA GGATGAATACCATTTCAGTTCCACTGGAAATCAGGACTGAAATGCACGCAAGCTATCCAGTCTGTCAGAGTAAAGTTTGTGGTGATAG GGTGGAGACTAAGGACTGTGGTGATGAGGCTGCATCGTGGCTTTCAGACTTACTTGGACAGCCATGCCGCCTGATAAGACAAAGTCCTGATTTCATCCGATGCATGAAAAATAAGTCTGATACAG CTGTCACCTCCCCATCGCTCTCCCTGGTGAATGAAGCTCAGTATCTCATGATCAACCGTGCAAGTGTGGAGCTCATTCACAAAGTAATGAGCAGCAG GCAAGACTACCCCGAGCTTGACACACAGAACATCATCAGTCGGTTCCGATCCAATTTCGTCATTGCAGGGGTTAAACCATTTGAGGAGGATAATTGGTCAAACTTGATTATTGGCAACATTCGATTCATG GTCAGAGGTCAATGTGTTCGATGCCAAATGGTTGGGGTTGACCAGAGCACTGGGACCAAAACAAAGGAGCCTCTGATGTCTCTTTCTGCATACCGCAATGGAAAG GTCACATTTGGCGTGTACTTGACCAATCAGTTGCCAGGTTCACCGACAGCCACCGTCCTCAGTGTTGGCTCCCACATACTGCCAGAGCCCCAGGCTTCTTAA